A stretch of Leucobacter aridicollis DNA encodes these proteins:
- a CDS encoding DUF4177 domain-containing protein, with product MREYSFVRVAVKRRREGSELQKDYREVITEQAAKGWHFVQAIPLESHTEPRLDLVFSRKVKK from the coding sequence ATGCGTGAGTATTCGTTCGTTCGTGTTGCGGTGAAGCGCCGCCGCGAGGGTTCAGAGCTGCAAAAGGACTACCGCGAGGTCATCACCGAGCAGGCAGCCAAGGGCTGGCACTTCGTTCAGGCAATCCCACTCGAGTCGCACACTGAGCCGCGACTCGACCTGGTGTTTAGTCGAAAGGTAAAGAAATGA
- a CDS encoding DUF2165 domain-containing protein has translation MKHPLRLLQAFTLFLAGLFGFFVFLGNLMDYDSNFQFVKHVLSMDTTFEGNALMWRAITTPWVWTVGYIGIIIAEGAFAAIAIIGAIKLYLRRDADVATYDRARGWGYTAYALGFAIWFIGFIIIGSEWFAMWQSSSWNGKETAMGIVTLWAGFAVLLAMNEPAREVEAKA, from the coding sequence ATGAAACACCCACTCCGCCTATTGCAGGCGTTTACGCTGTTCCTCGCCGGTCTCTTTGGCTTCTTCGTGTTCCTCGGAAACCTCATGGACTACGACTCGAACTTCCAGTTCGTGAAGCACGTGCTGTCCATGGACACCACCTTCGAGGGCAACGCCCTCATGTGGCGCGCGATCACCACCCCATGGGTGTGGACCGTCGGCTACATCGGCATCATCATCGCTGAGGGTGCGTTCGCCGCGATCGCGATCATCGGAGCCATCAAACTGTACCTGCGCCGCGACGCCGACGTCGCGACCTATGACCGGGCACGCGGGTGGGGCTACACCGCCTACGCCCTCGGCTTCGCGATCTGGTTTATCGGCTTCATCATCATCGGATCCGAGTGGTTCGCGATGTGGCAGTCGAGCAGCTGGAACGGCAAGGAGACTGCGATGGGAATCGTGACGCTCTGGGCCGGATTCGCCGTGCTGCTCGCCATGAACGAGCCGGCGCGCGAAGTCGAAGCCAAGGCGTAG
- a CDS encoding LssY C-terminal domain-containing protein, whose product MSSPGGATGTPVPERASKRRFALQMQQPLPRATVFDRTAFLVGTIAAGWLGVIISIQSVRSPWALLLFIPVWAITAYLVLPRLHKMLSDLYVPDYFFGRTRTADGLLGDPVNLGVDGGGEQLDTAMRRAGWHRADEITLRSTWGIIASTLTRKSYPTAPVSPLMLFGRRHDVAYQQEVAGNPKQRHHVRFWHCPPGWLLPGGAKTDWLGAGTYDTDVGFSLFTLQITHRIDENTDEERDFVVASVREASPDITTRVLRDFTTGYHARNGGGDRFITDGHLPVLDVSGVVPDGDTSEREPVVPQTAQDVVDRAPLTIAISVLLIVVSAIIDFVAVALDPEVREAWGEAVEVGGRAFAAILIVVGGALTLGQLFLAWRLLRRGHRSRMLLIVLLAFTIFGTAVGYVQGLEAIGLNGTLFSASLMCLSLLALTSESAAAWTRKPRNRGREDPSGTGANEN is encoded by the coding sequence GTGAGTTCCCCGGGAGGCGCGACGGGCACGCCTGTGCCCGAGCGCGCCTCCAAACGGCGGTTCGCGCTGCAGATGCAGCAACCGTTGCCGCGCGCGACAGTCTTCGACCGGACCGCGTTTCTCGTCGGCACCATCGCGGCCGGCTGGCTTGGGGTGATCATCTCGATCCAGAGCGTGCGCTCGCCGTGGGCGCTGCTGCTGTTCATTCCGGTGTGGGCGATCACCGCGTACCTTGTGCTGCCGCGCCTGCACAAGATGCTGTCTGACCTCTACGTCCCCGACTACTTCTTCGGGCGGACGCGCACCGCCGACGGATTGCTCGGCGATCCCGTCAACCTCGGCGTCGACGGCGGGGGCGAGCAGCTCGACACCGCCATGCGGCGCGCAGGGTGGCACCGCGCTGACGAGATCACACTGCGTTCGACCTGGGGGATCATCGCCTCCACGCTCACGCGCAAGAGCTATCCGACGGCGCCCGTGTCCCCGCTCATGCTCTTCGGGCGGCGCCACGACGTTGCCTACCAACAGGAGGTCGCCGGGAACCCGAAACAGCGCCACCACGTGAGATTCTGGCACTGCCCGCCAGGGTGGCTACTGCCCGGCGGCGCCAAGACCGACTGGCTCGGCGCCGGCACCTACGACACCGACGTCGGGTTCTCGCTGTTCACGTTGCAGATCACGCATCGCATCGACGAGAACACCGACGAAGAGCGAGACTTCGTCGTCGCGAGCGTGCGCGAGGCGTCGCCCGACATCACCACGCGCGTGCTGCGCGACTTCACGACGGGCTACCACGCCCGAAACGGCGGCGGCGATCGCTTCATCACCGACGGGCACCTGCCGGTGCTCGACGTCTCCGGCGTTGTGCCGGACGGTGACACCTCGGAGCGCGAACCGGTGGTGCCCCAGACGGCCCAGGACGTTGTCGACCGCGCGCCGCTGACCATCGCGATCTCCGTGCTGCTCATCGTGGTGAGCGCGATCATCGATTTCGTCGCGGTCGCCCTCGACCCCGAGGTTCGTGAGGCCTGGGGAGAGGCCGTCGAGGTCGGGGGACGGGCGTTTGCTGCGATCCTGATCGTCGTCGGCGGCGCGCTGACGCTCGGCCAGCTGTTCCTTGCCTGGCGGCTGCTGCGGCGCGGCCATCGCTCCCGCATGCTGCTCATCGTGCTCCTCGCCTTCACGATTTTCGGCACCGCCGTCGGCTACGTGCAGGGACTCGAAGCTATCGGCCTCAACGGTACGCTTTTCTCGGCCTCGCTCATGTGCCTCTCCCTGCTCGCGCTGACCAGCGAGTCCGCAGCGGCGTGGACCCGCAAGCCGCGCAATCGCGGGCGCGAAGACCCGTCAGGAACTGGAGCAAATGAGAACTAA
- a CDS encoding GNAT family N-acetyltransferase: protein MRTNEYGQPIGAAVERALPAPTPDRVTLVGTHCRLEPLDPAAHAAGLFAAFAAAPDGRDWTYMPVGPFASEEDYRAWAEAAAHAQDPLQFTVVSTATEEPLGTLALLRQDPKNAVVEVGFVAFSRGMQRSAVSTEAHFLLMQYVFDALGYRRYEWKCDALNEPSKRAAERLGFTFEGTFRQATVYKGRSRDTSWFSILDTEWAALRAEFVRWLGPENFDEGGVQRTPLRTRS from the coding sequence ATGAGAACTAACGAGTACGGCCAACCGATCGGCGCCGCCGTCGAGCGGGCGCTCCCCGCGCCGACGCCTGACCGCGTCACGCTTGTCGGTACACACTGTCGGTTGGAGCCCCTCGACCCTGCCGCGCACGCCGCCGGACTGTTCGCGGCCTTCGCCGCCGCCCCAGACGGGCGCGACTGGACGTACATGCCCGTCGGGCCGTTCGCGTCCGAGGAGGACTACCGCGCGTGGGCCGAGGCCGCCGCCCACGCTCAGGATCCGCTGCAGTTCACCGTCGTCAGCACCGCGACGGAGGAGCCGCTCGGCACGCTCGCGCTGCTTCGGCAGGACCCGAAGAACGCCGTCGTGGAGGTGGGGTTCGTCGCCTTCTCGCGGGGGATGCAGCGCTCCGCCGTCTCTACCGAGGCGCACTTCCTGCTCATGCAGTACGTTTTCGACGCGCTCGGCTACCGGCGCTACGAATGGAAGTGCGATGCCCTCAACGAGCCTTCGAAGCGCGCGGCGGAGCGCCTCGGGTTCACCTTCGAGGGCACGTTCCGGCAGGCGACCGTGTACAAGGGGCGGTCTCGCGACACGAGCTGGTTCTCGATCCTCGACACCGAATGGGCGGCGCTGCGCGCGGAGTTTGTCCGCTGGCTGGGGCCCGAGAACTTCGACGAGGGTGGGGTGCAGCGGACCCCGTTGCGCACTCGATCCTGA
- a CDS encoding NAD(P)-binding domain-containing protein, giving the protein MAQAADVPDSTDVLDSVVIGAGQAGLSASYHLSRLGIDHVVLDANEHPGGAWQHRWDALTMRDVHGVAELPGSTPPPLTREQANSAIPEYFAGYEDEHELPIVRPVRVDRVESGDDGILTVRAGERSWRTRTIVNATGTWTQPFIPHYPGAETFRGEQFHTVAYPGPDHFRGKRTLVVGGGASAVQFLGAIAPLTDTLWVTRREPVWRTDDFTPEAGIAAVALVEQRVAQGLPPESVVSVTGLALREQEREAERLGAYAARRPMFERLEPTGVRWADGTFEAVDAIIWATGFRPAIAHLAPLQLRSPAGGIQLDREGRGTGAVADERVQLVGYGPSASTIGANRAGRAAAAGVRRALKVRQAA; this is encoded by the coding sequence GTGGCACAGGCAGCGGACGTCCCCGACAGCACGGACGTCCTCGACAGTGTCGTGATCGGCGCCGGCCAGGCAGGCCTCTCGGCGTCGTACCATTTGTCGCGACTGGGGATCGACCACGTCGTCCTTGACGCGAACGAGCATCCGGGCGGCGCGTGGCAGCACCGGTGGGACGCGCTCACGATGCGCGACGTGCACGGCGTCGCCGAGCTTCCGGGGTCCACGCCTCCCCCGCTCACACGCGAGCAAGCCAACTCCGCCATTCCTGAGTACTTCGCGGGATACGAGGACGAGCACGAGTTACCCATCGTTCGCCCCGTCAGGGTGGACCGCGTGGAGTCGGGCGACGACGGGATCCTCACCGTGCGCGCTGGCGAGCGATCGTGGCGCACCCGTACGATCGTGAACGCGACGGGCACGTGGACGCAGCCGTTCATCCCCCACTATCCGGGAGCGGAGACGTTCCGCGGCGAGCAGTTCCACACCGTCGCGTATCCGGGGCCCGATCACTTCCGCGGCAAGCGCACCCTCGTGGTTGGCGGAGGCGCGTCAGCCGTGCAGTTCCTTGGCGCGATTGCGCCGCTCACCGACACGCTGTGGGTGACCCGACGCGAGCCCGTCTGGCGCACCGATGATTTCACCCCGGAGGCGGGTATCGCGGCCGTCGCGCTCGTCGAGCAGCGCGTCGCGCAGGGGCTCCCGCCCGAGAGCGTCGTGAGTGTGACCGGACTCGCCCTCCGCGAGCAGGAGCGCGAGGCGGAACGGCTCGGAGCCTACGCCGCGCGGCGACCGATGTTCGAGCGGCTCGAGCCGACGGGTGTGCGGTGGGCGGACGGAACGTTCGAGGCTGTCGACGCGATCATCTGGGCGACCGGGTTCCGGCCGGCCATCGCGCACCTCGCGCCGCTACAGCTGCGCAGCCCAGCGGGCGGCATCCAGCTCGACCGGGAGGGGCGCGGCACCGGTGCGGTCGCCGACGAGCGCGTGCAGCTCGTCGGGTATGGGCCGTCGGCGAGCACAATCGGGGCGAACCGGGCTGGCCGGGCGGCAGCCGCGGGGGTGCGCCGAGCGCTCAAGGTGCGGCAGGCGGCGTAG
- a CDS encoding carboxymuconolactone decarboxylase family protein, giving the protein MRPYLDKVAPQAWKAAGAYSQAIAEAAATGGLSLTEGELIKVRASQLNGCAFCLNLHTEEARAAGVTQQQLDLLPAWREAGVFSERERAVLAVAEAATQLPLSEEAQADLFGARTVLGDETFVAAEWVAATINLFNRISILSEHPVRPRKA; this is encoded by the coding sequence ATGCGCCCGTATCTCGACAAAGTCGCGCCCCAGGCATGGAAGGCCGCGGGCGCGTACTCGCAGGCCATCGCCGAGGCCGCAGCTACCGGCGGCCTGTCACTCACCGAGGGTGAGCTCATCAAGGTGCGCGCGTCGCAGCTCAACGGGTGCGCGTTTTGCCTGAACCTGCACACGGAGGAGGCGCGCGCGGCGGGGGTCACCCAGCAACAGCTCGACCTGCTGCCAGCCTGGCGCGAGGCGGGGGTCTTCTCCGAGCGCGAGCGCGCGGTGCTCGCGGTCGCGGAGGCGGCGACGCAGCTGCCGCTCAGCGAGGAGGCGCAGGCGGACCTGTTCGGCGCACGCACCGTGCTCGGCGACGAAACGTTTGTCGCGGCGGAGTGGGTCGCCGCAACGATCAACCTCTTCAACCGCATCTCCATCCTCAGCGAGCACCCCGTGCGCCCGCGCAAGGCGTAG
- a CDS encoding TetR/AcrR family transcriptional regulator has translation MVAAQPSRPSGSVSEGAGRGTPPVRGAGQSSRSGPVRSEAARQAILIAAVELLIERGYDSLTIEGIAARAGVGKQTIYRWWKSKSAILAECLLEGLVFPGKLSVPDTGDVRADLATWLAAIGELIEGEHGEGLVRSLIAAATDNADVGRRLRDSISGSGALSARLHAGRGTTPLLGDDAPVDEIADALIGAVLLRAISRAGLDRAAVDRLLVALLGVPESAPDPGRGA, from the coding sequence ATGGTTGCGGCACAGCCGTCTCGTCCGTCGGGTTCCGTCTCGGAAGGCGCCGGGCGTGGAACCCCACCTGTCCGAGGCGCCGGTCAGTCGTCGCGCAGCGGCCCGGTACGCAGCGAGGCCGCCCGGCAGGCGATCCTGATCGCCGCCGTCGAGCTGCTCATCGAGCGCGGCTACGACAGCCTCACCATCGAAGGCATCGCCGCCCGCGCCGGAGTCGGCAAACAGACGATCTACCGGTGGTGGAAGTCGAAGAGCGCGATCCTTGCGGAGTGCCTCCTCGAGGGCCTCGTCTTCCCGGGCAAACTCTCGGTGCCAGACACCGGCGACGTGCGCGCCGACCTCGCGACCTGGCTGGCAGCGATCGGCGAGCTCATCGAGGGCGAACACGGCGAGGGGCTCGTTCGTTCGCTGATCGCGGCGGCGACCGACAATGCAGACGTGGGCCGCAGGCTGCGCGACTCGATCTCAGGATCGGGTGCGCTCTCCGCCAGGCTCCATGCGGGCCGCGGCACCACTCCCCTGCTCGGCGACGACGCCCCCGTCGACGAGATCGCCGATGCGCTCATCGGCGCCGTGCTGCTGCGGGCGATCAGCCGGGCCGGCCTGGATCGTGCAGCAGTCGACAGGCTCCTCGTCGCGCTCCTCGGAGTCCCCGAATCTGCACCGGATCCCGGCAGGGGCGCCTGA